The Arcobacter roscoffensis genome segment ATATTACAAAAAGTAATATGTAATAGAATATACTAAAAAGGCTCAAAATTAAGCCTCTTCAGTTTCATCTTCTTTATATAGAATTCTTCCACAGTGTGGACAGTTGATAATCTCTTCTGACTTTATTACTTCTGCATATGTCTTATCATTGATTTTCATATAACATCCATAACAAGCTTGTTTTTTTACAGGAACTACAGCTGAGTCTTTTGCCCATCTTTTAATTTTTTCATAGAAAGTTAAAATTTTATTATCAAATTTCTCTAATAATTCACTTCTTTCTTGGTAAACTACATTTCTTTCTTTATTAATTTCTTCAATTGTATTATCAACAGCTAATTGAATATCTTTAATAGATTCTTCTTCTTCAGCAAGATTTTCTTGAAGTTCTTTTAATGTTTCTTCTTTAGCGCTT includes the following:
- a CDS encoding zinc ribbon domain-containing protein; this encodes MNKYLQDLIKLSKFDKAISMFEPKIENEKAKLATFIETAESIKKSINDIYLEIDEIKSKRTKNNIHLAELKSKLEDIAKKNKDIQTEKELKALQLEEEIAKEQISFANEEIERLDTLASAKEETLKELQENLAEEEESIKDIQLAVDNTIEEINKERNVVYQERSELLEKFDNKILTFYEKIKRWAKDSAVVPVKKQACYGCYMKINDKTYAEVIKSEEIINCPHCGRILYKEDETEEA